The genomic region ATTTCTTCAAGTGTTAAGTGACTGTCGATGGCCACCATATCGGATCGGGGAGTGACAATCTCTTTAACTGAAATCTCATCCAGGTTCAGAGAGCGTCTGATTAATTCCTGTTCAATTTTATCAATGACGCCCTCCTTCTCACTAATTCCCAGGATCACTTTAAGTTCTTCCTCTGTAAAAGAAGGGGATTGATTCTTCCGGCTGAACATACCGGAAACTAACCATTTCAATCGGAGAAAAAGAAAATTGACGGGAATCAGCAGCTTAGTGAGTAGATATAATAGATTGGAAATCATTAAGGCATAGGCCTCAGCGTGTTCCTTCGCTAGCGATTTAGGCAGGATTTCTCCAAAAATTAAAATAACCGTTGTCATGACCACTGTGCTTACAAATACGCCCATGGTCCCTCCAAAAAGGTCTGTAGCTATTTTCGCTGATATACTGGCAGCTGCAACATTCACAATATTGTTCCCGACGAGAATGGTGGAAAGCGTCTGATCAAACCTGTGATCATCCACCAGCTTAAGGGCTCTTTTACTTCCTCTTCTTCCCTCACTTACATATTTCCTTAAACGTACGTGATTGACACTCGAAAAAGCAGTTTCTGAGGATGAGAAAAAGGCTGATAAACCTATGAGAGTGATTAATAGAAACAGATAAATGATGACCACCTCCCTGAAACGATGCAAATCTATGACTTATCCTTCAAAATAGAACTACCTCCCCCAGCACCCATGGGAAAGGCAGTTCAGATGAGGAATTCACTCCTGTTACTCTTGTTTAAATTCAATCATATCAATTTTTTCGCAAGGCGCTACAAAGGTGCTGTTTTCTTTATTTGTAAAGTAGACCAGGCCTCTTCTTTTATCATATTTTAAAAATTCGTCCACTCTCGACACATCTTCTCCATTCATCATCAGTTCCTCAATTTTAGTACCTGAAGGGGTCTCTTCTAAAAGCTTACAAAGTTCGCGGGACATGCTTCACCCTCCTTTATATGAGTTACGATATACTATTCTATGTCGATAGATTTTGTTTGTGTGTTTGTTGATAGATTGTAGAAATCGATCCTGTCTTTGCTTTCTCGTCTATAAGATTTATGATTGATCAGCCTTTAACCTTTCGTAACTACCGAAAACTATTGTATTCCAATTTAGTATATATTTACCATAAATGGCGCTATATTAGGCGATGCAGTGAAGATTTTTTGAAGTCAAATCAATTATTTTCAGAGATTGAACCCTTTTCGTTCCTTTAAAATCCAGGAAGGTCAAAAAGCCCATGATCATGCCATTTTGCTCAGGGATTCACAAATTACACACACAAAAAATCTCACGTTTAATTAAAGGAATTGGTCGAAATGAGTCTATATTTTCCGATATGATAATCTATTTTTAACTATATTGGCTATTTCCGCACAAATAGCCATATTTATCTATTTTTCACATTTGTCTTTATGCCTGTTTATTCGTTATCTTTCAAAGGTTGAACTTTTACACTATAAGGAGGCAACTATGTCTGAACAACAAAGGAAACAAAAAGGATTACGTTCATTTAGAGAAGCTTTAAAGACTCCTGTTTTTATTATATCACTGGTATTAGCCGTTTTATTTGTTGTAATCGGCATTACATTGCCTGATTTCGGTGAATATATGAATGCCACGTTTAATTGGATGGCAACAAACCTTGGCTGGTCATTTATTTTAGGAGCCAGCGCATTCGTGATCGCTGCTATTGCTTTAATTATCAGTCCGCTTGGTCAAATCAAGCTTGGGGATGATGATGAAGAACCTATGTATTCGACCGGTGCCTGGTTTGCCATGTTATTTAGTGCAGGAATGGGGATTGGACTTCTTTTCTGGGGAGTCTCAGAGCCGATTAACCACTATGACTGGCCCCCATACGGTGAAGGAGGAACAGCTGATGCTGTGCATATGGCATTACAGTATTCCTTTTTCCACTGGGGCATCCATCCATGGGCCATTTATGCCGTAGTAGCCTGTTCTCTTGCCTACTTCAGCTATCGTAAAGGGCTGCCGATGATGCTAAGCTCAACCTTAGAACCATTGATTGGACGCGACAAAATAAATGGACCGATTGGAAACACCGTAAACATTATTGGCGTTCTTGCTACATTGCTGGGGATCTCCACTTCACTTGGTTTAGGTGTTATGCAAATTGGTCAGGGGCTTGAGAATCTGTTCGGCATTCCAAATACGACTGGATTATGGCTTATTATCGTGGTCGTCGTTACTGCCCTGGCGATTCTATCAACCACATCAGGGATTGATAAGGGGATTAAATGGTTAAGCCAAATTAACCTGAGTGTAGCCGGATTGCTCATGGTATTTATCCTGATCTTAGGACCAACTGTATTCATTTTAAATGCCATTACACATTCAACCGGAAGCTACCTGCAAAATTTCCTTCAGATGTCATTTGGAATCGATGCAGCAGGAGAAGGCGCAGAAGGCTGGTATAACAGCTGGACCATTTTCTATTGGGCCTGGTGGATTGCGTGGGCACCATTTGTTGGTTCCTTTATCGCCCGGGTTTCCAGAGGGCGCACGATCCGCAGCTTTTCCATCGGTGTCTTACTCGTTCCTACAGCCGTAAGTATGGTCTGGTTCGGTGTATTCGGCGGGGCCGCTCTATGGGGACAGCACTTTGGAGAATTTAATATCCTTGATGCGGTTAAAATCGACGAAGCCCAAGGATTCTTTGCCTTATTATCAGAGTTTCCTTTCTCAGGCTTGCTAATTGCCATTGCCATGATTTCAGTAGCCGTCTTTTTCGTAACCTCTTCAGACTCAGGTACCTATGTCATTGGAATGCTTACATCAAAAGGAAACCCTCAGCCTCCAATCGGCTTAAGGGTTACATGGGGCGTACTGGAAGGAGCGTTTGCAGCGGTTCTGCTTCTTGCCGGGGGCTTAAGCTCACTGCAGACCGCTTCTGTGCTAGGCGGATTTCCATTTATGATTATCATGTTCTTCATGATCTACGCCCTGGTTAAATCGCTGCTAAAAGAGTCCAAAGAAGGATCACTCCCTGTGGAAAGAAGAAGAATCTTCAATGCCCTTG from Virgibacillus sp. MSP4-1 harbors:
- a CDS encoding hemolysin family protein, with protein sequence MHRFREVVIIYLFLLITLIGLSAFFSSSETAFSSVNHVRLRKYVSEGRRGSKRALKLVDDHRFDQTLSTILVGNNIVNVAAASISAKIATDLFGGTMGVFVSTVVMTTVILIFGEILPKSLAKEHAEAYALMISNLLYLLTKLLIPVNFLFLRLKWLVSGMFSRKNQSPSFTEEELKVILGISEKEGVIDKIEQELIRRSLNLDEISVKEIVTPRSDMVAIDSHLTLEEIKNVFFRERYSRIPVYEGNIDHIIGFLTEREFLTHLLKYQDVSMRELLRDPLFVAESTKISTLLSRLQKNPLAIVVNEFGETTGMVTLEDILEEIIGEILDENEKQTRLFQRVGKNEYLLDAQYNLRNFADIFNVSLPETAYYSLGGWIMEHLETIPSKGDSFPYEQLLITVEEVAGRRVKTVRVRKDDS
- a CDS encoding BCCT family transporter, whose amino-acid sequence is MSEQQRKQKGLRSFREALKTPVFIISLVLAVLFVVIGITLPDFGEYMNATFNWMATNLGWSFILGASAFVIAAIALIISPLGQIKLGDDDEEPMYSTGAWFAMLFSAGMGIGLLFWGVSEPINHYDWPPYGEGGTADAVHMALQYSFFHWGIHPWAIYAVVACSLAYFSYRKGLPMMLSSTLEPLIGRDKINGPIGNTVNIIGVLATLLGISTSLGLGVMQIGQGLENLFGIPNTTGLWLIIVVVVTALAILSTTSGIDKGIKWLSQINLSVAGLLMVFILILGPTVFILNAITHSTGSYLQNFLQMSFGIDAAGEGAEGWYNSWTIFYWAWWIAWAPFVGSFIARVSRGRTIRSFSIGVLLVPTAVSMVWFGVFGGAALWGQHFGEFNILDAVKIDEAQGFFALLSEFPFSGLLIAIAMISVAVFFVTSSDSGTYVIGMLTSKGNPQPPIGLRVTWGVLEGAFAAVLLLAGGLSSLQTASVLGGFPFMIIMFFMIYALVKSLLKESKEGSLPVERRRIFNALGDLQDEKKIQQDIINEDEVDDEDRVS